The Chrysemys picta bellii isolate R12L10 chromosome 5, ASM1138683v2, whole genome shotgun sequence DNA segment CATTTTTCCTTACATTCATGCCACACCTTCTGCATCTATTAAAAAATAGTGAAAAGTGAAAGCTGAGTTTTCTGATACCAAGGAAATGGTACATGTTAAAATATCATCATTTTCTCACCATGTGTTTAAAATTCAGATACTCTAGTTTGGCAAACCCTGTGGACTCCACTCAGATTATTAAAACCATACCTGCTTTTGGGGTAGGAAGAGGTGCGTGCCTtgtctagggcctggtctacactaggaggttatgtcgaatttagcagtgttaaatcgaattaaccctgcacccgtccacacaacgaagctatttagttcgacacagaggtctcttaaattcgatttctgtactcctccccgatgaggggagtagtgctaaatttgacatagccatgtcaaattagggtaGATGTGGATGGAATTAtccgctaatagctccgggagctatcccacagtgcaccactctgttgacgctctggactgcagtccgagctcggatgctctgaccagccacacaggaaaagccccgggaaaatttgaattccttttcctgtctggccagtttgaatctcatttcctgtttggatatcgtggcgagctcagcagcactggcaacgatgcagagctctccagcagaggtgaccatgcaatctcagaatagaaagagggccccagcatggactgatccgggaagtcttggatctgatcgctgtgtggggcgatgagtccgtgctttcagagctgcgctccaagaaacggaatgcgaagatctacgagaagatctcaaaagtcATGACAGAGAGAagatacagccaggatgcaatgcagtaccgcgtgaaaatcaaggagctgagacaagggtaccagaagaccaaagagtcaaacagacgctccggatcccagccccagacatgccgtttctacgaggcactgcattccattctaggtgtggctgcttccactaccccaccactgaccgtggactctgaggatgggatattgtcgacggccgcttcctcggagatgttagcggacggggaagatgaggaaggagatgaggaggacgaggcagtcgacagcgcttacaacgctgatttccccgacagccaggatctcttcatcaccctcacggagatcccctaccaaccctccccacgCGTTAACCCGGatcctgaatcaggggaaggatcagtcggtaagtgtgtTAAAcattgtaaacatttattttgaatagaacaggaacattaacaatgggtttttcatgattagtttgccctaggtgcttaacattttagtccttggcagtgcaactactgcaaaagaatctaacaatgtccggtttatcatgattactttgccctaggcgctctaatTTTTAGTCCTTGctagtgcagctactggaaaataaggtccggggatagagctgaaatcctcatgggacttACCTCCAGGACAGCTTTGTGgataattggaaagcctttgcatgaggttcctggggagagcggccttattgtgtcctctgtggtaggaaacttttccgctcCAGGCTATCAAGTACTCtaggatcattgccttgcagagcatggcggcatatggccctggtttttgttggctttcacgcagcatgcggtctttctctgtttcTGAAATCCTCCGCAGAGTGatgtcactcatggtgacctgctttgaattagggaaatgttagtattgggactgcttgcctgctcCTTTACAAAACTGTAACTggtggtttacagccacgcggtggagacgggagaggggcagcatacagggatctttcccggggacagccgcgagggggtgcgacggggcagagttcatgcttgtcgaattgccggcagcaggaactggccaacgctaggagcattgctttgaatgtgaaaggagggcacttctataatttaagttttaagcagccaaaaggctatggcttaccatgtcagcctgctacccgaattctcCTATCCTGCCcagcttgtctgatctccactgcaagaccccaggcactgaatgcgaaggccgaaaattcgatcttgtcctgagtgcacatgtgatcggtgctgtgcatggtcttgttcacagagagagactatgttcattgttcacaaaactatctttgtgaggaattcacgcccttttccccatcccacagATGCGACTGTCTCCcaacctaccccggcatccccctctcagaggctggcgcagattaggcggagaaagaaaaggacagggGACAAcgtgttctcagaacttatgggctgctcccgagccgaggcggcccagcagacccagtggagggagaacatgttgcaataccagcaatcacacagcaaacgggaggagaggtggcggcaggaagaccagcaggcgactcaaacgctgcttggactactgagggagcaaatggacacgctccggcaccttgtagatgttctgcaggaccggaggcaggaggacagagccctgctgcagtctatctctaaccgccctcccccgccacaaactcccatatccccctcacccaaagtcccaagaaggaggggcggcaggggccgtgaaaactgtcactcaacCCCTGCAGAGtgctcaagtaccagacggctctcattcccaaagatttgataagtcctttccttcactccaaaagcacctcacccaagcccccatcccagtgtcctcccctaactgtgtagttgctaataaaaaatacgtttctgttaattactgtttctgtcatgttcttttagaggagagtgtgtttgaaggggggaaaggggggaaagggggttggtaattggagaggacagtcacctttaccagggtacagacacggagGTTCAgtagaaggtcacacacacattgcagtcactaggcaccctggtcagtctgggaggtggttttcatgttctgtgtgtgggggggagcagggggggcagctatgtgactttgtggcgggggagggcggttagagatcttatgcagcggtccttagcctggatcacagagccatgcagcaggggatctgtaaccgtgctcccctgccacaaagtcacatagcccccacacacagagtcccaaaaagtaataaagaaaacggtgttcattaacaaagttccatttattttatttttaaacgtgtgttggaagggggggaatgggGTGAACGGAGTATGTAATTGGaaaggatagtcaacattaactgggtaaagaaacggaggcaggttcagcttctctttaaacaaacttaatagtcacaggttaccctgctcactgaggaacctagctttcagagcctcccggatgcacagcgtgtcccgctgggctcttctaatcgcacggctgtctggctgggtgtaatcagcagccaggctatttgcctcactcaccccgccataaaggtctcccccttgctctcacagagattgtggagcacacagcaaactgCAATAACAacggggatattggtttcgctgagatcagagagagtcagtaagcttctccatctccccttgagacgtccaaaagcacactccaccaccattctgcacttgctcagctggtagttgaattctttttcagtgtccagggtgcctgtatagggcttcatgagccagggcattagcgggaaggctgggtccccgaggatcactataggcatctccacatccccaacagttattttgtggtccgggaagtaaataccttcctgcagccgtctaaacagaccagagttcctgaaaacacgagcgccatgaaccttgcccggccatccgacgttgatgtttgtaaaacagttaatgtactggctggcctggtggtccggtcccaggatagggatgtgagttccatctatggccccacagcagtttgggaatcccatcgcggcgaagccatctatgatgacctgcacgtttccaagggtcactacctttgatagcagtagctcaacgattgcattggctacttgcatcacagcaacccccacggtagattagcccacgccaaagtggttcgcgactaaccggtagctgtctggcgttgcaagcttccagagggctatgcccactcgcttctggacagtcagggctgctcgcatccgggtgtccttgcgcttcagggcaggggacagcaactcacaaagttccaggaaagttcccttccacatccgaaagtttcgcagccactgtgattcatcccagacctgcagcactatgcggtcccaccagtccgtgcttgtttcccgggcccagaatcgccattccacagcatcaacatgacccattgccaccatgatgttcacagcACGGGGTCcagtgctttgtgagaggtctgtgcccctctcagacttttgTCCTCACCGTGCCGcctgtagcctcctcgcccgatttcttagcatctgcctctggaaaaggtgtatgataaggtgcgaggtgttgacaacggccataactgcagcgatggtcgcagcgggctccatgctcacagtgctgtggcgtccgcgctgtcactcaccagaaaagtgcgcgaactgatttcccgtcggcgctttcagggaggaagggcaggagtgacggttggatgatgacagttacTCAAAACCActctcgacacattttttgccccagcaggcattgggggctcgacccagaattccaatgggcagcggggactgcgggaactgtgggatagctgcccacagtgcaccgcttccagtgtcgacgcttgccccgttagtgtggactcaaagttgaattactgttcttagtgtggatacacacgttcgactttgtaatattggttccacaaattcgatttaagtaaattcgaactactctcgtagtgtagacataccctaggggTTTACAGCCTTGTGGAGAGTAGGAGCATGCATATTTCTTTGAGATGCATGTGGGAAGGACCACACTGTTCAGCATAGTCCTCCAGCTGCAGCCCATTGTGTATGCAGGGGAAGGAGAATGGCCATGCACCCATTCCTAAATCTATCCTCTCTTGTGTTATTTCAGTCAAGCTTCCCCTTGCATAAAAGGCCTCATTCTGGCTGTTCTGTCTCACTGTCAAGGTTCTACCCAGCCTCTGTCACCTTAGTA contains these protein-coding regions:
- the LOC135983921 gene encoding uncharacterized protein LOC135983921 gives rise to the protein MTERRYSQDAMQYRVKIKELRQGYQKTKESNRRSGSQPQTCRFYEALHSILGVAASTTPPLTVDSEDGILSTAASSEMLADGEDEEGDEEDEAVDSAYNADFPDSQDLFITLTEIPYQPSPRVNPDPESGEGSVDATVSQPTPASPSQRLAQIRRRKKRTGDNVFSELMGCSRAEAAQQTQWRENMLQYQQSHSKREERWRQEDQQATQTLLGLLREQMDTLRHLVDVLQDRRQEDRALLQSISNRPPPPQTPISPSPKVPRRRGGRGRENCHSTPAECSSTRRLSFPKI